A window of Ascochyta rabiei chromosome 6, complete sequence genomic DNA:
CTTGACAGCGGCGCCGTCGGCGAACAGGCCGACTTCCTTGAGCAGCACGCGGCGGCCGGCCTTGAGCGACTCGACCATGGCGTTGGCGTCGTACTGCTCGACGCCGATGATCCTGACGTGGGGGGCGATGCGCTTGATGTAGACGCCGATGCCGGCTATcaggccgccgccgccgacgcagCAGAAGACGGCGTGCAGGTTCTGCAGATTCGTCTGGCGCAGCAGCTCCAGGCCGACGGTGCCCTGGCCAGCAATGACGTACGGGTCGTCGAAGGGCGGGATCTGGACGAGGCCGTGCAGCGTCTCGAGGCGGGCGGCCTCGGCCTTTGCGGCGTCGAAGTCGGCGCCGTGGAGGATGACGGAGCCGCCGAGGCGCGAGACGTTCTTGTGCTTGATGTCGGGGGTGCCCGAGGGCATGACAATGGTGGCGGGGATCTTCAGGTGGCGGGCGGAGTAGGCGACGCCCTGGGCGTGGTTGCCGGCGCTGCACGCAACCACGCCCCGCCAGCGGTGCTTGGGGTCGAGGTGGGCCATTTTGTTGTAGGCGCCGCGCAGCTTGAAGCTGAAGACGGGCTGCAGGTCCTCGCGCTTGAGCAGGACATTGCACTCGAGCCGGTTGCTGAGGTTGGTGGCGTGCGTGAGCGGCGTCTCGCTGACGACCTCGTACACGCGCGACGTGAGGATGAGGCGCAGATACTGGGGCGGCGGGCGTCAGACACTCGCGGCTCGGTCAAGGGGTCCCGTGGCACGTGACCTACATCAGGATACCCGTTGGGCAGCAGGAACGCCTCGGGCACCACGCTGCTCTTGTCGCGCGACGACTCGTTGGGCGGGCTGGGGGTCGCCGTGTACTCTGTGAGCGCGAGGCCCGTCTGCTTGGGCGTGCGCGGCGAGCTGAGCCCATTGGGCGTGTTGTCAGGCGTCGTCGGCCGCGAGTAGTCTTCTACGGCTGCCATGGTGGGCGTGGTGGAGGTGAAGGGCGTGGAGGGCGTGGTGGAGTGGCTGGCAGCTGGACGCTCTCAATTCTGAAGCTCATGATTTGCAACGCCTGCATGCTTAATCGGAGGGCCCCGCCTTTTGTGGGGCGCGCGGGGAGTGGCTCGCCTGTCCGATGCACGCACGCTCTTTGACTCTTTGTGTGCAAAGGTGGTGCACGGTGTTGTTCGCACGTGATGCGTCCTACACACGTGATGCACTCACTCCATCCACGTCATGCACACCATGCACGTGATGTACTTCATTCACGTGATGCACTCCATGCACGTTATGCACTTCATGCACGTGATGCACTTCATGCACGTGATGCACTTCATTCACGTCATGCACTCCATTCACGTCATGCACGTCTTTCGGTGCAACACCACACACCAAAAGAATCTCATCTGGACCCGTGCTATCCAACCCCCCTCTACTCGGCCAGAAACCCAAGCACCAGCCCATTGAACTGCTCAGGCTTCTCCCAGTAACACCAGTGCCCTCCCCACTCCACCGCCACACCCCTCGCAAGCCCGCCATCATTGCCCCCGTTCGCCAACTCGACCACCTTGAGCGGCCCAGCAGCAGGGAAGCATCCACTCCTCGTGCTCGCAACCACCAGCGTCTTCGTCCGACTGCCGCTTCCCGGCCCGAAACTCTGCCTGATTGCGTCCCGCCAGTCCAGCGCTGTGTGATCGGCCATCAGCTTCCCATACCACCAGCCCTCTCCCTTGAGCGCTTCGCCAAGAAAGAAGCCTTCGTCGTCTTGCCATTCTTTGGTCTTTGAGGTGGGATCGCCTGCTTGAGGGTGCGATCGGTAGCCCAGACAAGCAGAGATGGTGCCTAGATGAGCCGTTCTGGCATCCTCTTCGAGCGTGCGCTGCATCTCTGCCAATGCCTGCGGACAGTTGCAACCACGGTTACCAAACTCAGGGCCCCAATCGGAGAGATAGTTCTGCAATGGAGCCTGGTCGACATATATGACGTGTGAAAACGTGCGCGTGCTGAAAAGCTCACAATACGACCTGCCGTGCTGTCAGCCCCTGCGCTTTCTTCCATCCAAGCATTTAGAGTACCAGAGGATAGCTGCCCCGAGGCTTGTGCCAATCGCTGATATTTGGCCTTTGGGGAGCTGCAGGTGCTCGATCAAGTTGCTCAAATCCAAAGCCAGTCGTGCGACGTGGTATCCAGCACGTGGCTTTTCAGATTCGCCGTGACCGCGTAAATCAGGTACGATCACGTAGTACTTCTTCGAAAGCGACGAAGTATTGCGTTGGAAGACCTGCCCAGACCCTGTGAAACCATGGAGCTTGTGAACAAGTCAATCAGCGTGTCGTGATGAGCTCTGGAGACGATGACCTACCAGAATCAACGGCGGGCTACTACTGTCACCATGCGTCTCGTAGTGTAGACTCACACCATCGTTTGCTTTGAAAGCAGGCATGTTTCAGTTTCCACTGCGATTGGAGTACACCCCCAGGTGCATGTGCCCGCATCCGAGGCCGAAAGACAGATTCGACGCTAGCCTGACAAGGGAAAACCTACCGGCTTACCACCATGGACCTCAATCCAGCATCGCTGCCAAGCCATCCGTTCTACAATTTCTACAATTATTTTGGTCGTCAATTCTTGGCTATTTCAGATTTCCGAGCAACCAGTACGAAGGCTGTTACGGCAGTATCACATGATCAATATGTCCAGTTAACAACAGACTTTTGTTGAGCTGGCTACTGGAATCGTAAGCTTCCATGACAAAATTTCCCCACACATGCCATACCAGTCCAAAGTCATAAGGCTCCTCGAGCTCGCTCGACTATGCCTCACAAGGTCCAGCAAGCTGTTTCGCTCGTAGAAACTTAGCCTCGATTTCGTCGGTGCTCTCGACGTACCACTTCTTGAAGTCCTGCTTCGACACCATTGCCAGCCATGGGCCTGCCGTGTACCTGCGCAACTCGCCCCTGGTCATAACACTCAACGAGCGAGCAAGTCCTTGTTGCGTCATCTTTGTACAATGTCCTTCCATTCTTGCCTATACATACTGCACGATAGCGTACAGGTGAGCACCTCAGCGGCTTCATACACAAAGAGTTTCGTCGAGCATCGAGCTGAGGTAAGGCTTCATCTGACCTGATTCTTTGCATTTGTCGCAAGACATAGGCAGCCAAGCGAAACGGGCCGGGTCTCATTCTCTGCGATCACTATGGCGCGCATGTGTGTCTGGCTGGGCTGCTTGTCTCCTCCAAAGTCCTTCGCGGTCTTGCACACAAGCTTGTGAAACGTCCAGTCAAGCTTTTGGCAGCTATTCAAGCGGTAACAGGTCTCCTTACAAGCGCTTCATCTCATAGTACCCTTCTACGAGCACATCATACAGAAGCCATCGCAAGGATTGGCCTTGGTAAAGATAGTGGACGAGATGTTATGTCTTACGCAAAATAGAGAGGTATACAATAGTAAAGGAGGCGTGGCGAGAATGGTGTGAACGCTGTTGATTCATAACATGCTAGTGTCTCCACCACTGCAGTTTGCTTGAGGAGAAGGAAGCAAGGCGCCGGCTACATGCATCTCAAAAGGCACCAGAATGACGCGCTATTCGCAATCGCGGTGATTACAAACAATCCAAGCCTCCCGTCATGTCCAGCACTCTGCCACCTTGAACAGAAGCTCCTTCTTTTCCTAGCTCGTCGCTGCTCCAAAATAAAATGTCGTTGCATAGTCATCTCAAACCGCTTGCCATGTCATGTGCGCTTTGTTGTACTTCTTGGAATAACAGGCCTATCAAATTATCATGAAACACCCGAAATGTCGACAGACCCGTACCAGCTCAAAGTCCAGCCCAGAACTGCTTTTCAGCGCAAATACTGGCTCGCACACCGCGACAGCCGGGCCCGGCTTCAGGTGAATGGTCGACGTGGTCGAGCACAGTGTTGGAGATCGAGCTTTCCTCTCCATGTAGCGTGTTCGCTTTGATTTTTTCCTCGTTTGGTGGCATTTACAACTACAGAAACTAAAGCTTCTTCCAAGTGCATTCCCACTTTTACAGATCCTTGCGTGCGCACTTCATGCTGCAAGGCATGGATGTTTGAGTAGGGTCGTCGATCAAATTCAGGTTTTGCAGCGATGAACATGGTCATTGTGGTATCCTGTCAAGATTCGTCTACCTCTGTCTACTTCCGTCATCTACGCGTACTCCACGGTATTCCTCAGTGTTCCAATCTGCGGTGTGAGCGAGACCTCCACGACATCCCCCGGCTTCAGGAACTGCGGGTTCTTCATGGCGTACCCGACGCCCGCACACGTCCCTGTCATGACTACAGTACCCTTCTTCAGCGTTGTGCCTTGGCTGCTGAAAGCGACGAGCGTGGGGATCTTGAAGCACAAGTCGTCGATGCCTGAGTTCTGGCGGAGCTCGCCGTTGACCCGTGTCTGGAGCTGGAGTTTGCTTGGGTCGGGGATCACCTTCGTGCTGACGATTTGGGGTCCGAGGGGCGCGTATGTGTCGAAGCCCTTGGAGAAGTTCCACTGCGGGACGGTGCCGGCGAGGTTGGGGTCGCGCTGCCACTTGCGAGAAGAGACGTCGTTGCCGGACATATAACCACCAATGTAGTCGAAAGCATCGGCTTCGGATACGTCCTTGCAGTCTTTGGAAATGATGAAGCAGAGCTCGCCTTCGTAGTCGGCTTGATTGTCTTGTGCGATCTTGGGAATTACAATGGGACCATTGTGGTCCGCCAGGCAGGTGTTGGCTTTGATGAACGTGCTGGGATGAGGGGGGAGGGTACGGCCTCCTTCCTGAACTAAAGTATTCATCAACAATCTGTTTGTTTTTTCAGGTAGACGGGCAACTAACTGTGCTTGATGAAGTTCAGCCCGATGCATCGAATGATGGGCACCTCATCGACGGTCACGGGACCGAGCAGCTTCTTCACTGTGACCTCCTCATCTGTGACCTTGGTGGCGGCATCGAAAACATCTCCATTGGCTACATTGATAACCTTGGCCTTCAGTCCCGTCTCTTCGGTTGTTGTGCCGACATCAAAGTCGGGGGAGGGGAGAATGGGTTGACCCCGCAATTCGCGGCCATCTGTAGAAATGAAGCGGATGAGCCTGTCCCAGTTGGGTGCCATTGTGACTGGACGTGTGTGGTTTTGAGGACACGATTCAAAGTGATAGGACAAGAGCCAGTGGTAGGTGGAGTGTATTATATGGGTATCGTCGAAGAAGGGTATACGTTCTACCGGTCTACCATGCCGTTGTTTGTTGCCAGGGTACCTAGCCCCGCAAACCCGCGGAAAGAGCAAACGGCTAGCCTTAGCAACGTGCGATTGGTTGAGACCCATCGGTTCGGCGATAGATGTACGGCCGGGGTACAATTTGCGAACAACCTCGCACGACCACGATAGGTTTGTGGAGAATATGCGGTACCGTCATCGTGTCTAGGTCTATCGGGCATCGGTTGCTGCAAGACCGAGGCGCGTTTGGTACATGTAGGAGTGTCTTGGTCCTGTGCGGCATCCGGCAGACCGACAGAGCCGCTGTCGCGCTGTTGAGCAGTGAGATCAGATGCATCACGAGAAACACAAGAGGCAAATCATGAAGAGAAGTGAGCCACATAGCTCGGACAAGATGGGTATCATTTCAGTCGTCAAAGTGCTACTACGCCTTCCGTTGCCGCTTCTTCGCCTTCGATAAGGCTGCCGATATTGCTGCGATATCTGCTTCCACATCTTCATCGTCTTCACTTGCATCATCGACCTCGGGGGCTTCCAGAGACACGCCACCAGCGAGATCCGCCTCTTCATCCTcatcgtcgtcctcgtcaaCCTCGTCATCCAGCTCTGCGCTATCGTCGTCGCTGAAGCCATCAAACTCGCCATCGGTCTTCTCAGCCTCGTCCTGAGGCGCGCCGGTGGTGTCTACGGTAGCAGCAAGGCTTGTAGCAGCTTCACCCTCGGCACCGCGTTTCCTCTTTTTGCTCATCTCGCCCAGCGCACCATCACGACCCTCGACACCAACCGCGGGGCCTTGCTCGCCCTCCTTGTATGGCGGAGGTGTGAACCAAGGGAGCTTTCCACGGATCCAGTCGTTCAGTACCATCTTGGCAGCGCCGTCGATGTCAGCCTCACCACCCTTGAGAAGACGTCCGCTCTTTCTGCAGAGGATCTCGAGGAATGTGACTGAATCAGTAGCAGGCTCCTTCAGCTCGTACGTCCGCTGCAAGTACTTTGGCTGCACTCGCCTGAGCACGGCGGGGATGTATTGTGAAGGGTACTCGACGTTCTCGACTCGGACACTGCCTCTCAGCAGGAGATCCTCGTCTGTGTCCTCCTGGTTCGGCGGCACGATACCCGGGCAATCGATCATGTAGATCCTCTTCATGAGTGTGATGTACTGCCAGACCTTTGTCTCGCCAGCAATGGGTGCAACCACACAGACCTTCTTCTTGCGCAGGGTGTTGATGATGGACGACTTTCCGGTGTTGGGATAGC
This region includes:
- a CDS encoding Threonine ammonia-lyase; protein product: MAAVEDYSRPTTPDNTPNGLSSPRTPKQTGLALTEYTATPSPPNESSRDKSSVVPEAFLLPNGYPDYLRLILTSRVYEVVSETPLTHATNLSNRLECNVLLKREDLQPVFSFKLRGAYNKMAHLDPKHRWRGVVACSAGNHAQGVAYSARHLKIPATIVMPSGTPDIKHKNVSRLGGSVILHGADFDAAKAEAARLETLHGLVQIPPFDDPYVIAGQGTVGLELLRQTNLQNLHAVFCCVGGGGLIAGIGVYIKRIAPHVRIIGVEQYDANAMVESLKAGRRVLLKEVGLFADGAAVKTVGEETFRICQDVVDEVVQVTTDETCAAIKDMFEDTRSIVEPAGALALAGLKKWVSRNPSPDRERGLVAVASGANMNFDRLRFVAERAALGENKEALLSVTIPETPGAFAKLVSTIHPMGVTEFSYRYSGPQEANILVGVELKAATRSRDLPDLIARLAVEGMTATDLSQDELAKSHIRYLVGGRSAAADEHMFMFEFPERGGALFKFLNTLQPGMNISLFHYRNYGGDVAKILAGIQCKQEESAKLTDFLRDIGYPYKEVTDSASYKMFLRD